CGGCCCATGCGTCGAACGTCTCGGGCGGGACGTACCGGTCGACCTGGGGGTGGGCGCGCGAGGGGGACAGGTACTGCCCGATCGTGACGAGGTCCACGTTCGCGGACGCCATGTCGTCGATCGCCTCCCGGACCTCCTCGTCGGTCTCCCCCATCCCGACGATGACACCCGCCTTGGTCACCTGGTCCGGACGCTCCCGCTTCGCGATGCGCAGGACGTCCAGCGACCGGTCGTAGTCGAACCCCTTCCGGACGACCCCGTGCAGGCGACGGACGGTCTCCAGGTTGTGGGCGAACACGTCCGGCTCGGCACGGACCACGGTGGCGATCGCGTGGGGCCATCCGCGGAAGTCCGGCGTGAGCACCTCCACGCCGCATCCGGGGTTGTGCCGGCGGATGGCGCGGATCGTCTCCGCCCAGATCGCCGCTCCCCCGTCCTCGCGGATGTCGTCGCGGGCCACCCCCGTGACCACCGCGTACCGCAAGCCCACCGCACCCACCGCCTTCGCGACGCGCTCGGGCTCCTCGTGGTCGACGACGGGAGGCTTCCCGGTGATCACGTCGCAGTACGTGCACCGGCGCGTGCAGACGTTGCCCAGGATGAGGAAGGTGGCCGTCCGGGCCTCCCAGCACTCGTAGATGTTGGGGCACGGTCCGGACTCCTCGCAGACGGTGTGCAGGCCGTGCT
Above is a window of Actinomycetota bacterium DNA encoding:
- the lipA gene encoding lipoyl synthase, yielding MSGTRARLRDARVQGPQPKPDWLKVKVRTGPNYLELKALMRQHGLHTVCEESGPCPNIYECWEARTATFLILGNVCTRRCTYCDVITGKPPVVDHEEPERVAKAVGAVGLRYAVVTGVARDDIREDGGAAIWAETIRAIRRHNPGCGVEVLTPDFRGWPHAIATVVRAEPDVFAHNLETVRRLHGVVRKGFDYDRSLDVLRIAKRERPDQVTKAGVIVGMGETDEEVREAIDDMASANVDLVTIGQYLSPSRAHPQVDRYVPPETFDAWAAYARSLGTFKHVESGPLVRSSYHAREQEEAGRSG